One window of Bacteroidota bacterium genomic DNA carries:
- a CDS encoding alanine dehydrogenase, translating into MADQRIPSHQIFMGKTGLFPQEEMLEVGKKQGKLIIGIPKESDKFENRVTLTPEAVELLVNNGHKVIIQSNAGKAANYFDKDYSENGGLIVENPASVYQADIVLKVAPMTLEEIDMMPGNQTIITSFFFNECTRTNIEKMMQKKITAIASEDIKDINNSHPVLRSMSEIAGNTSVLIAAEYLSNVNNGKGVMLGGITGITPTEVVILGAGTAGEYAARAALGLGAFVKVMDSSIRRLRELQITLGRRLYTSVLHPQVIEKALKSTDVLIGAMYINENKNNFFVTEEMVMGMKKGAVIVDISIDQGGCIETSERRTHGNPIFTKHGVIHYCVPNIPSRVARTASIALSNVFSPILISIGEAGGITHELKESPGLRHGVYLYNGILTNPYIGNKLGLPAKDIDLLMAAF; encoded by the coding sequence ATGGCTGATCAAAGAATTCCTTCGCATCAGATTTTTATGGGGAAAACCGGCTTGTTTCCCCAGGAAGAGATGTTGGAAGTGGGGAAAAAGCAGGGGAAATTGATTATCGGTATACCCAAAGAGTCTGATAAATTTGAAAACAGGGTTACACTCACGCCTGAAGCAGTTGAATTATTAGTCAATAATGGGCACAAGGTTATTATTCAAAGTAATGCAGGGAAGGCTGCAAATTATTTTGATAAAGATTACAGCGAAAATGGCGGTCTGATCGTCGAAAATCCAGCCAGCGTTTATCAGGCAGATATAGTCCTTAAAGTGGCTCCCATGACCCTTGAGGAAATAGATATGATGCCCGGTAATCAGACGATAATCACTTCATTCTTTTTTAACGAATGCACCCGTACCAATATCGAAAAGATGATGCAAAAAAAGATTACCGCAATTGCATCCGAAGATATTAAAGACATCAACAATAGTCATCCCGTGTTGCGTTCAATGAGTGAAATTGCCGGTAATACCTCCGTTCTTATTGCTGCCGAATATCTTAGCAATGTGAATAACGGGAAAGGGGTTATGCTGGGTGGTATAACAGGGATAACACCTACCGAAGTGGTGATTCTGGGTGCAGGGACAGCCGGTGAATATGCTGCACGGGCTGCCTTAGGACTGGGGGCTTTTGTGAAAGTGATGGATAGTTCCATTCGGCGCTTGCGCGAACTTCAAATCACTCTGGGCCGGCGATTGTATACTTCTGTTTTGCATCCCCAGGTTATTGAAAAAGCTTTGAAATCGACTGACGTTTTGATCGGCGCCATGTATATTAATGAAAATAAAAACAATTTTTTCGTGACTGAGGAAATGGTGATGGGCATGAAAAAAGGTGCCGTAATTGTCGATATAAGTATTGACCAGGGAGGCTGCATAGAAACTTCCGAAAGACGGACGCATGGCAATCCTATTTTTACAAAACATGGCGTTATACATTACTGTGTACCCAATATCCCTTCAAGGGTTGCACGTACGGCTTCCATCGCTTTGAGTAATGTCTTCTCCCCAATTTTAATCAGTATTGGCGAAGCAGGAGGAATTACTCATGAACTTAAAGAATCTCCCGGACTTAGACATGGAGTATATTTATATAACGGAATACTTACAAATCCATATATTGGCAATAAATTAGGGCTTCCTGCAAAGGATATAGATTTACTGATGGCTGCCTTTTAA
- the tsaE gene encoding tRNA (adenosine(37)-N6)-threonylcarbamoyltransferase complex ATPase subunit type 1 TsaE, translated as TRKIVAFYGAMGVGKTTVIKAICKELQSVDEVTSPTFALVNEYHTQSEQVIFHFDFYRINKIEEVYDLGYEDYFYSGNLCLIEWPEKIEGILPAGYLSVQITEKSDGSRLVVLN; from the coding sequence TACCCGCAAAATAGTTGCCTTCTATGGTGCAATGGGCGTTGGAAAAACAACGGTCATTAAAGCTATTTGTAAAGAATTACAATCTGTGGATGAGGTTACCAGTCCAACTTTTGCCTTGGTTAATGAATATCACACTCAAAGTGAACAGGTTATTTTTCATTTTGATTTCTATCGTATCAATAAAATTGAGGAAGTTTACGACCTGGGATATGAAGATTATTTTTACAGCGGTAATTTATGCCTTATTGAATGGCCCGAAAAGATTGAGGGAATATTACCAGCCGGGTATTTATCTGTTCAGATTACTGAAAAATCTGATGGAAGCAGGCTCGTAGTATTAAATTGA